The Epinephelus lanceolatus isolate andai-2023 chromosome 8, ASM4190304v1, whole genome shotgun sequence genome includes a window with the following:
- the LOC117258084 gene encoding cytosolic sulfotransferase 3-like → MTHYFTDNWENIQNFQARPDDILIATYPKAGTTWISYILDLLYFGQTERQRTVPIFDRVPFLEIFIPSLISGKDMVDNLPTSPRLINTHFPVQFVPKSFWEQNCRMVYVARNAKDNVVSYFHFDRMNMAHPEPGDWSNYVQRFMEGKIVWGSWYNHVNGWWKKKQSYPKLHYMFCEDMVEDTGREVDKLCSFLGLTRSDEEKKRVAGGSQFDNMKKDDMANYSLHPVMDFRVSHFMRKGKVGDWKNHFTVSQNEEFDEDYKKKMTDPTLQFRTEI, encoded by the exons ATGACCCACTATTTCACAGACAACTGGGAGAACATCCAAAACTTCCAGGCCAGGCCAGATGATATACTCATTGCAACATACCCCAAAGCAG GAACCACGTGGATTTCCTACATCCTTGACCTGCTGTATTTTGGTCAGACAGAGCGTCAGAGAACCGTTCCAATCTTTGACAGAGTGCCTTTCTTGGAGATTTTCATCCCGTCTTTGATTTCAG GAAAAGACATGGTGGACAACCTCCCCACCTCTCCTCGACTCATTAATACTCATTTTccagtccagtttgtgccaaagtCCTTTTGGGAGCAAAACTGCAGG atGGTCTATGTGGCCCGCAATGCCAAAGACAATGTGGTGTCTTATTTTCACTTTGATCGCATGAACATGGCTCACCCTGAGCCTGGAGACTGGAGCAACTATGTCCAGAGATTCATGGAGGGAAAGA TTGTATGGGGATCCTGGTACAACCATGTGAACGGCTGGTGGAAGAAGAAGCAGAGTTATCCAAAACTCCATTACATGTTCTGTGAAGATATGGTCGAG GACACTGGACGGGAAGTAGACAAACTGTGCAGCTTTCTTGGTTTGACTCGTTCAGAcgaggagaagaaaagagttGCAGGTGGATCACAGTTTGATAATATGAAAAAGGACGACATGGCCAACTATTCACTGCACCCAGTAATGGATTTCAGAGTCTCTCACTTCATGAGAAAAG GTAAAGTTGGTGACTGGAAGAACCATTTCACTGTTTCCCAGAATGAAGAGTTTGATGAAGACTACAAGAAAAAGATGACGGACCCCACACTTCAGTTCCGCACTGAAATTTGA
- the LOC117258516 gene encoding cytosolic sulfotransferase 3-like has translation MSFEPGSLPPRPELFDFHGVSMTHYFTDNWENVQNFQARPDDILIATYPKAGTTWVSYILDLLYFGQTERQRTVPIFDRVPFLELIFPSLGSGKDLADNLPTSPRLIKTHFPVQFVPKSFWEQNCRMVYVARNAKDNMVSYFHFDSMNMVEPEPGDWSNYIHRFMEGKMVFGSWYDHVSGWWKKKQSYPKLHYMFYEDMVEDTGREVDKLCSFLGLSRSDEEKKRVTGGSQFDNMKKDDMANYSSNPVMDFKISHFMRKGKVGDWKNHFTVSQNEEFDVDYKKKMTDPTLQFRTEI, from the exons ATGTCATTTGAGCCCGGCTCG TTACCCCCTCGACCAGAACTGTTTGACTTCCATGGAGTCTCAATGACCCACTATTTCACAGACAACTGGGAGAATGTTCAAAACTTCCAGGCCAGGCCAGATGATATACTTATTGCAACATACCCTAAAGCAG GAACCACATGGGTCTCCTACATCCTTGACCTGCTGTATTTTGGTCAGACAGAGCGTCAGAGAACGGTTCCAATCTTTGACAGAGTGCCTTTCTTGGAGCTCATCTTCCCATCATTAGGCTCAG GAAAAGACCTGGCAGACAACCTCCCCACCTCTCCTCGACTCATTAAGACTCATTTTCCAGTTCAGTTTGTGCCAAAGTCATTTTGGGAGCAAAACTGCAGG atGGTCTACGTGGCCCGCAATGCCAAAGACAACATGGTGTCTTATTTTCACTTCGATTCCATGAACATGGTTGAGCCAGAGCCTGGAGACTGGAGCAACTACATCCACAGATTCATGGAGGGAAAGA TGGTGTTTGGATCCTGGTACGACCATGTAAGCGGCTGGTGGAAGAAGAAACAGAGTTATCCAAAACTCCATTACATGTTCTACGAAGATATGGTCGAG GACACTGGACGGGAAGTAGACAAACTGTGCAGCTTTCTTGGTTTGTCTCGTTCAGAcgaggagaagaaaagagtcaCAGGTGGATCACAGTTTGATAATATGAAAAAGGACGACATGGCCAACTATTCTTCAAACCCAGTTATGGATTTCAAAATCTCTCACTTCATGAGGAAAG GTAAAGTTGGTGACTGGAAGAACCACTTCACTGTTTCCCAGAATGAAGAGTTCGATGTAGACTACAAGAAAAAGATGACGGACCCCACACTTCAGTTCCGCACTGAAATTTGA
- the LOC117257771 gene encoding cytosolic sulfotransferase 3-like isoform X1: MSFEPGSLPPRPELFDFHGVSMTHYFTDNWENVQNFQARPDDILIATYPKAGTTWVSYILDLLYFGQTERQRTVPIFERVPFLEIFIPSLGSGKDLADNLPTSPRLIKTHFPVQFVPKSFWEQNCRMVYVARNAKDNMVSFFHFDSMNMVEPEPGDWSNYIKRFMEGKMVFGSWYDHVSGWWKKKQSYPKLHYMFYEDMVKDTGREVDKLCSFLGLSRSDEEKKRVTGGSQFDNMKKDDMANYSSNPVMDFKISHFMRKGKVGDWKNHFTVSQNEEFDEDYKKKMTDPTLQFRTEI, from the exons ATGTCATTTGAGCCCGGATCG TTACCCCCTCGACCAGAACTGTTTGACTTCCATGGAGTCTCAATGACCCACTATTTCACAGACAACTGGGAGAATGTTCAAAACTTCCAGGCCAGGCCAGATGATATACTTATTGCGACATACCCCAAAGCAG gAACCACATGGGTCTCCTACATCCTTGACCTGCTGTATTTTGGTCAGACAGAGCGTCAAAGAACCGTTCCAATCTTTGAGAGAGTGCCTTTTTTGGAGATTTTCATCCCATCATTGGGCTCAG GAAAAGATCTGGCAGACAACCTCCCCACCTCTCCTCGACTCATTAAGACTCATTTTCCAGTTCAGTTTGTGCCAAAGTCCTTTTGGGAGCAAAACTGCAGG atGGTCTACGTGGCCCGCAATGCCAAAGACAACATggtgtctttttttcactttgattCCATGAACATGGTTGAGCCAGAGCCTGGAGACTGGAGCAACTACATCAAGAGATTCATGGAGGGAAAGA TGGTGTTTGGATCCTGGTACGACCATGTAAGCGGCTGGTGGAAGAAGAAGCAGAGTTATCCAAAACTCCATTACATGTTCTACGAAGATATGGTCAAG GACACTGGACGGGAAGTAGACAAACTGTGCAGCTTTCTTGGTTTGTCTCGTTCAgatgaggagaagaaaagagtcaCAGGTGGATCACAGTTTGATAATATGAAAAAGGACGACATGGCCAACTATTCTTCAAACCCAGTTATGGATTTCAAAATCTCTCACTTCATGAGAAAAG GTAAAGTTGGTGACTGGAAGAACCACTTCACTGTTTCTCAGAATGAAGAGTTTGATGAAGACTACAAGAAAAAGATGACGGACCCCACACTTCAGTTTCGCACTGAAATTTGA
- the LOC117257771 gene encoding cytosolic sulfotransferase 3-like isoform X2 → MSFEPGSLPPRPELFDFHGVSMTHYFTDNWENVQNFQARPDDILIATYPKAGTTWVSYILDLLYFGQTERQRTVPIFERVPFLEIFIPSLGSGKDLADNLPTSPRLIKTHFPVQFVPKSFWEQNCRMVYVARNAKDNMVSFFHFDSMNMVEPEPGDWSNYIKRFMEGKMVFGSWYDHVSGWWKKKQSYPKLHYMFYEDMVKDTGREVDKLCSFLGLSRSDEEKKRVTGGSQFDNMKKDDMANYSSNPVMDFKISHFMRKGKVGDWKNHFTVSQNEEFDEDYKKKMTDPTLQFRTEI, encoded by the exons ATGTCATTTGAGCCCGGATCG TTACCCCCTCGACCAGAACTGTTTGACTTCCATGGAGTCTCAATGACCCACTATTTCACAGACAACTGGGAGAATGTTCAAAACTTCCAGGCCAGGCCAGATGATATACTTATTGCGACATACCCCAAAGCAG gAACCACATGGGTCTCCTACATCCTTGACCTGCTGTATTTTGGTCAGACAGAGCGTCAAAGAACCGTTCCAATCTTTGAGAGAGTGCCTTTTTTGGAGATTTTCATCCCATCATTGGGCTCAG GAAAAGATCTGGCAGACAACCTCCCCACCTCTCCTCGACTCATTAAGACTCATTTTCCAGTTCAGTTTGTGCCAAAGTCCTTTTGGGAGCAAAACTGCAGG atGGTCTACGTGGCCCGCAATGCCAAAGACAACATggtgtctttttttcactttgattCCATGAACATGGTTGAGCCAGAGCCTGGAGACTGGAGCAACTACATCAAGAGATTCATGGAGGGAAAGA TGGTGTTTGGATCCTGGTACGACCATGTAAGCGGCTGGTGGAAGAAGAAGCAGAGTTATCCAAAACTCCATTACATGTTCTACGAAGATATGGTCAAG GACACTGGACGGGAAGTAGACAAACTGTGCAGCTTTCTTGGTTTGTCTCGTTCAgatgaggagaagaaaagagtcaCAGGTGGATCACAGTTTGATAATATGAAAAAGGACGACATGGCCAACTATTCTTCAAACCCAGTTATGGATTTCAAAATCTCTCACTTCATGAGAAAAG GTAAAGTTGGTGACTGGAAGAACCACTTCACTGTTTCTCAGAATGAAGAGTTTGATGAAGACTACAAGAAAAAGATGACGGACCCCACACTTCAGTTTCGCACTGAAA TCTGA
- the LOC117257672 gene encoding cytosolic sulfotransferase 3-like isoform X2, translated as MSSDPSDTLPPRPELFDFHGVSMTHYFTDNWENIQNFQARPDDILIATYPKAGTTWVSYILDLLYFGQTERQRTVPIFERVPFLEVIFPPLGAGTDLADNLPTSPRLIKTHLPVQFVPRSFWQQNCRVVYVARNAKDNMVSYFHFDRMNRGQPEPGDWSNYIHRFMEGKLAWGSWYDHVNNWWKKKQSYPKMHFMFYEDLIEDTGREVDKLCSFLGLSRSDEEKKRVTGGSQFDNMKKDDMANYSTIALMDFKISHFMRKGKVGDWKNHFTVSQNEEFDEDYKKKMTDPTLRFRTEI; from the exons ATGTCATCTGATCCATCTGACACG TTACCCCCTCGACCAGAACTGTTTGACTTCCATGGAGTCTCAATGACTCACTATTTCACAGACAACTGGGAGAACATTCAAAACTTCCAGGCCAGGCCAGATGATATACTCATTGCGACATACCCTAAAGCAG GAACCACATGGGTCTCCTACATCCTCGACCTGCTGTATTTTGGTCAGACAGAGCGTCAAAGAACCGTTCCAATCTTTGAGAGAGTGCCTTTCCTGGAGGTTATTTTTCCACCTTTGGGTGCAG GAACAGATCTGGCAGACAACCTCCCCACCTCTCCTCGACTCATTAAAACTCACTTGccagtccagtttgtgccaagGTCCTTCTGGCAGCAAAACTGCAGG gtTGTCTATGTGGCCCGCAATGCCAAAGACAACATGGTGTCTTATTTTCACTTTGATCGCATGAACAGGGGTCAACCAGAGCCTGGAGACTGGAGCAACTACATCCACAGATTCATGGAGGGAAAGC TGGCATGGGGATCCTGGTACGACCATGTTAACAACTGGTGGAAGAAAAAACAGAGTTATCCAAAAATGCATTTCATGTTCTACGAAGATCTGATTGAG GACACTGGACGGGAAGTAGACAAACTATGCAGCTTTCTTGGTTTGTCTCGTTCAGAcgaggagaagaaaagagtcaCAGGTGGATCACAGTTTGATAATATGAAAAAGGACGACATGGCCAACTATTCTACAATTGCACTTATGGATTTCAAAATCTCTCACTTCATGAGGAAAG GTAAAGTTGGGGACTGGAAGAACCACTTCACTGTTTCCCAGAATGAAGAGTTTGATGAAGACTACAAGAAAAAGATGACGGACCCCACACTTCGCTTCCGCACTGAAATTTGA
- the LOC117257672 gene encoding cytosolic sulfotransferase 3-like isoform X1 — translation MLCMCLFLELPPRPELFDFHGVSMTHYFTDNWENIQNFQARPDDILIATYPKAGTTWVSYILDLLYFGQTERQRTVPIFERVPFLEVIFPPLGAGTDLADNLPTSPRLIKTHLPVQFVPRSFWQQNCRVVYVARNAKDNMVSYFHFDRMNRGQPEPGDWSNYIHRFMEGKLAWGSWYDHVNNWWKKKQSYPKMHFMFYEDLIEDTGREVDKLCSFLGLSRSDEEKKRVTGGSQFDNMKKDDMANYSTIALMDFKISHFMRKGKVGDWKNHFTVSQNEEFDEDYKKKMTDPTLRFRTEI, via the exons ATGCTTTGTATGTGTCTTTTCTTGGAGTTACCCCCTCGACCAGAACTGTTTGACTTCCATGGAGTCTCAATGACTCACTATTTCACAGACAACTGGGAGAACATTCAAAACTTCCAGGCCAGGCCAGATGATATACTCATTGCGACATACCCTAAAGCAG GAACCACATGGGTCTCCTACATCCTCGACCTGCTGTATTTTGGTCAGACAGAGCGTCAAAGAACCGTTCCAATCTTTGAGAGAGTGCCTTTCCTGGAGGTTATTTTTCCACCTTTGGGTGCAG GAACAGATCTGGCAGACAACCTCCCCACCTCTCCTCGACTCATTAAAACTCACTTGccagtccagtttgtgccaagGTCCTTCTGGCAGCAAAACTGCAGG gtTGTCTATGTGGCCCGCAATGCCAAAGACAACATGGTGTCTTATTTTCACTTTGATCGCATGAACAGGGGTCAACCAGAGCCTGGAGACTGGAGCAACTACATCCACAGATTCATGGAGGGAAAGC TGGCATGGGGATCCTGGTACGACCATGTTAACAACTGGTGGAAGAAAAAACAGAGTTATCCAAAAATGCATTTCATGTTCTACGAAGATCTGATTGAG GACACTGGACGGGAAGTAGACAAACTATGCAGCTTTCTTGGTTTGTCTCGTTCAGAcgaggagaagaaaagagtcaCAGGTGGATCACAGTTTGATAATATGAAAAAGGACGACATGGCCAACTATTCTACAATTGCACTTATGGATTTCAAAATCTCTCACTTCATGAGGAAAG GTAAAGTTGGGGACTGGAAGAACCACTTCACTGTTTCCCAGAATGAAGAGTTTGATGAAGACTACAAGAAAAAGATGACGGACCCCACACTTCGCTTCCGCACTGAAATTTGA